TTTTGACCGTCTTGAAAAACGACTCGGCCACAGCATTGTCCCAACAATCGCCTTTGCGACTCATACTCTGGATGAAGCCGTGCTTTTTCACTGTTTTTCTAAATTCATCACAAGCGTATTGAACTCCCCGGTCAGAGTGGACAATCAATCCCTTACCTGGTTTTCGTCGCCAGAGCGCGTTCTGAAAGGCCTCGAGAACCATCTCCTGGCTCAGAGACCTACTGACAGCCCATCCGACAACACTTCGAGAGAAGAGGTCAATAAAGACCGTCAGATACGACCAGCCCGACTTTGTCCAAATATAGGTAATATCACTGACCCACACTTCGTTGGCAGCCGAAGCGGTAAAATTCCGGTTAAGCAAATTCGGCGCAACCGGGTAGGTATGTTTCGAATGGGTCGTCGCTTTAAACTTCTTGCTAACTTTAGAGGCGATACCCATCTTCCTCATCCGATTGGCAACCCGATTTCGACCGTACTTCTTACCGCGCTTCAGAAGCTCATGGGTTATCTTAACGCTGCCATATCGGCTTTGACTACGCTCATAAACCGATTTTATCTCTACATCCAGCCGAATATTTTCTATCTCACGACTGCTGCGTGGCCGGCTCAACCAAGTGTAATAACCACTACGGGACACGTTCAGTACTGCGGCCATCCTCTCCACAGAA
This region of candidate division KSB1 bacterium genomic DNA includes:
- a CDS encoding IS3 family transposase — encoded protein: MKYQFIKDNSSGFSVERMAAVLNVSRSGYYTWLSRPRSSREIENIRLDVEIKSVYERSQSRYGSVKITHELLKRGKKYGRNRVANRMRKMGIASKVSKKFKATTHSKHTYPVAPNLLNRNFTASAANEVWVSDITYIWTKSGWSYLTVFIDLFSRSVVGWAVSRSLSQEMVLEAFQNALWRRKPGKGLIVHSDRGVQYACDEFRKTVKKHGFIQSMSRKGDCWDNAVAESFFKTVKTEWAYHVDFQDIHHVKREAFEYLEIFYNRERLHATLGYQSPAEYEEKEYKKCA